One Alkaliphilus sp. B6464 genomic window carries:
- a CDS encoding acyl-CoA dehydratase activase, which translates to MKNCYLGIDVGSVSTNIVLMDENKEIMGKVYTRTSGKPIDAVQRALKEIKSQVTEDINVKGVGTTGSGRHLASMIVGADVVKNEITAHGIAALNFVDGVRTILEIGGQDSKIILLRDGIISDFAMNTVCAAGTGSFLDRQAARMGIDIKDFGGLALQSTNPVRIAGRCAVFAETDMIHKQQLGHNQEDIIKGLSDAMVRNFLNNLAKGKEIVGPVVFQGGVAANVGIKKSFEEALGLEVLVPPHYDVMGSIGCCLLAQEHSAKGNKTSFQGFDIINSGYNVKGIECADCSNMCEVIEILRDGQIMARWGDKCGKWNDLIKSDIEKLA; encoded by the coding sequence GTGAAAAATTGTTATCTGGGTATTGATGTAGGCTCCGTTAGTACTAATATCGTATTAATGGATGAAAATAAAGAGATTATGGGTAAAGTTTACACAAGAACTAGTGGAAAACCAATAGATGCTGTGCAGAGGGCTTTAAAGGAAATAAAATCCCAAGTAACAGAAGATATTAATGTAAAGGGTGTTGGAACAACAGGAAGTGGTAGACATTTAGCTTCTATGATAGTGGGAGCAGACGTTGTTAAAAATGAAATTACTGCCCATGGTATAGCTGCACTTAACTTTGTTGACGGCGTAAGAACTATATTGGAAATTGGTGGACAGGATTCAAAAATTATTTTACTTAGGGATGGAATAATTAGTGATTTTGCTATGAATACTGTATGTGCTGCGGGAACGGGATCCTTTTTAGATAGACAGGCAGCTCGTATGGGTATTGATATTAAAGATTTTGGAGGCTTAGCATTACAGTCAACAAATCCTGTTCGTATAGCAGGAAGATGCGCTGTTTTTGCTGAGACAGATATGATACATAAACAGCAATTAGGGCATAATCAGGAAGATATTATTAAGGGACTTTCCGATGCAATGGTAAGAAATTTTTTAAATAACTTAGCTAAAGGAAAGGAAATAGTAGGTCCTGTTGTATTCCAAGGTGGAGTAGCTGCCAATGTAGGAATTAAAAAATCCTTTGAAGAGGCTCTTGGACTAGAAGTATTAGTACCACCCCATTATGATGTTATGGGTTCTATAGGGTGTTGTTTATTGGCTCAAGAACATTCTGCAAAAGGAAATAAAACGAGTTTTCAAGGCTTTGATATTATTAACTCTGGCTATAATGTAAAGGGCATAGAATGTGCAGATTGTTCTAATATGTGTGAGGTTATTGAAATATTAAGAGATGGGCAAATTATGGCACGTTGGGGAGACAAGTGCGGAAAATGGAACGATTTAATTAAAAGTGATATAGAAAAATTAGCGTAA